The genomic stretch GATGCTCACGGCCCCCACCCTGGCCGCCCGGTTCGACGTCTCCGCCACGCCCGTACGCGAAGCCCTGCTGAACCTCGAGAAGCGCGGCTTCGTCGAGATCGCCCGCAACAAGGGCTTCCGGGTCACCCAGGTCAGCGAGCACGACCTCACCGAGATCGTGCAGATCCGCCAGTGGCTCGAGGCCCCACCGATGCGGCTGCTGGCCGGCGCCCTGACCGTGCCCGACCTGTCCCGGCTGCGCGCCGAGGCCGAGGCGATCGTGATCAGCGCCGCCGCGTCCGACCTGCCGACCTACCTGGCCGCCGACACGACGTTCCACCTGCATCTGCTCAGTCTCACCGGCAACGACCGGCTGGTCACGCTGGTCGGCGATCTGCGCCAGCAGACCCGCCTGGTCGGGCTGGCCACCATGCTCGGCTCGCCCGAACTGGCCGAGTCGTCGGCCGAGCACCTCACGCTGCTCGATCTGCTCGAAGGGGGCGACGGCGCCGCCGCCGAAGAGCTGATGCGCCGCCACCTCGGCCACGTCACCGGCTGGTGGAGCGGGCGGGCCGAGCAGTGAAGGTGATCGTGGTGGGCGCCGGCATCGTCGGAGCCGCCATCGCCCGTGAGCTGGCGGCCGCCGGGGTATCGGTGACCGTCCTCGACCGCTCGGCGTCGGCCGGCGGCACCTCGGCCGCCGGCGAGGGCAACCTGCTGGTCTCCGACAAGGGTCCCGGCGCCGAACTGTCC from Paractinoplanes brasiliensis encodes the following:
- a CDS encoding GntR family transcriptional regulator translates to MTSPVIGPLRTAGSFRQHVEDAVAAAIVSGEFAPGTMLTAPTLAARFDVSATPVREALLNLEKRGFVEIARNKGFRVTQVSEHDLTEIVQIRQWLEAPPMRLLAGALTVPDLSRLRAEAEAIVISAAASDLPTYLAADTTFHLHLLSLTGNDRLVTLVGDLRQQTRLVGLATMLGSPELAESSAEHLTLLDLLEGGDGAAAEELMRRHLGHVTGWWSGRAEQ